AAATGTTCTATATACAATGACACCTCAGATGTCAGTACATTTATCTCACAGGTACAAGGAATAATTACTTGTTCTAGTGACCTTTTCCAAACATGATGTCCTCCTAAGTTTATAACATTGTTCCCATTTTGCTCATTCAGCACTTACTCGCCTCTTGGTTTTATTCTCCAAGGCTTCAGAGTActagcttcttgagagcaaaaaTCATTTCTTACACTACTCTCATACTGCTATGAccacacagcagatgcttaaccTTGCAAATACCTAgattagtttaaaattttaaaagggaagggaGTACAAGAACACGAAGTAGCatatttaaaggaaataaaaattatacaaataaggAGAAAGTCCTTTGCCTATTGTTGTATGAAAGTAAAGATTACAGAAATTATAATAGGTTTACCTGGATATATTAATTTGAAGCTCCTCCATGTGGATGGACATCTGTCTTAGGTGGTCTTTTAAAACGCTACAATTCTCTTCTTTAGCCcggatttcttcttcctttgtttgAATAGCATCACTgaatttcctttcccattttttagcCTCATCTATCACTCGATCTCGGTCATCCTGGAGAGAAGACATGCTTTTGGTGAAGGCTGCAAGCTGGGCCAAAGTGCTGTTTAAGTTTTCCTGAAGCTGCTTGACTTCTTGGTCTTTTTTGTTCAAGGTAACCTGAACTTCTCCAAAAGTCTCTTCCAAGTGGACCTTTTCTCTATGTAAAGCATCCAGCTTTTCTTGCATGTTCTTGACCTCCTTCATGTGCTTATCTTCTGCTTGTTCCAGTTTTCTTTCAAGATCTTCATCCTTTTGCTTCATTTGGCTTTTAACAAGTTCTTTATTTGATTGAAGTTCCTTTTTCACCTTGAGACTGTCTGCTAAGACCCTTGCTGCTTCACTCTGAGTGTCATCTAGCAACACTTTGCAGTAGTCCAGTTCTTCCTGGGCTTTCTTACGATCTTCTTCCACTTGAGCTAGGTTTTCTTTGACCATCTCCAATTCCTTCTGTGACTCATTTTgtacaaattccagagctttcaCAGTTCTCTCCAGACCACTTATCTTCTCTTGATACCTGATGCAGTCCTTCTGCAACTGCTTTACCTCTTGCTGCTTCTCTTTCAACAATTCCTGAAGCTCTTTTGTATGAGTTTTACTGCCCTGTCCTCCTTTCTGAGCACTCTGTAGCTTCTCCAAATATTCCTTCTGGATCTCTGACTCAATCCTGTTCTTCTCTTTAACTACTTGCCGCTTTTCTTCTTCTAGTTCACTCACACATTTTTGAAGGTTCTGAATTTCAGATTCTAATAACTCATTTCGCATTTGGGCATCTGTGACATCTTGCTGATAATTTCCAATGCTGCCATTAAGTTCAGCTAACTGATTCATAAGTCTCTCTTCCAGATCATCTTTTTCTACCTCCACCATTTCCTTCATCTTTGTGACTCTGACAAGCTCATGTTGGATTTTCTCATTTAATAGGTTTATCTTGGTAACTTCTTCACGAAGAGTTTTCAGTTCACCATCCTTTGCTTCTAATTGGTTCAGTAAGGCATCTTTCCTGTCTTCTAAAGAAGAGTCTACTTCTTCCctcatcttcttctcctcctctagTTCTTTAATTCTTTCTGCAAGCTGATCAATTTGCTGTATGTAGGTATTAATTTCATCATGTGAACTTATACCATCATTTGCACTGACATCTGCCATGGCATTGCCCTCCACTGGGATGGATGATGAATATTCTGAACTTGCACTTGTCCTCAAAGAGACTTGCTCTTCAACCTTACCTGGCACAGGTACAGCTACAGACACAGACGTAGCTTGCTGTGCCACTTCTATACTATCCATTTGGAGCTCATGCTTCTTAGGGCCTTCTATACTCTCTCTCAATTTGGATTCTGTTTCCTCCAAGTGCTGCTTTAAATTCTGAATCTCTTCACTTAAAGAGTACTTCAAAGTCATTAATGTTTCAAACTCTTTAGAAAGAGATTCATACTTTAGCTTAGTATCCTCCAGTTCCTCCTTCACACTGGGGCTGGAATAAAGCATTTCTGCAGGTTCTGTGGATTCACTGCCTGCTGGGTGGACCTCTGCTCTAAGGCGgtcattctcttcttccagcTCAAGGATTTTCTGCTGTTTGGATTTTGcaaattttctcatcttctccttcatttcttccatttcctgTTCTGCTTCCTGAAGCTGCTTTTCTGtgtctttcttctttgcttctgtGTTTTTTAACTTGCCATACAGTTCTTGTTTCTCTTGTCTCACAGTTTCTACAACATGCTGAATACGTTCTGCCTCATTACTGACATTCTCATATGACTGAAGAAGAATTTCATACTCCTTTTGCAGTTCCTTGTGCTTTTCCTGCCACTCAGTGTTTTCAGCAACATGGGCACATTTTAAAGATTCTATTTCCTTCACTAGTTTCTCCTTGTCTTCTGTAAGACCTTCTAGAGCTAGCTTCAGACTTTCACAAGAGCTACTGAGATTCTGACTTTCCAATAAAGATCTGTCCACTTCTGTAAtaagtctctctttctcttcctgaagAACAGTCAACCTGTCTAATAATACATCCCTTTCTTTACAGTGAGCAGAAACTTGGTTTTCTACATCTGCCAGAGTCTTTGTGAGAGTTTCAATATTATTTTTGGCCAAGGACAATTCTTCTTTAAGACATTTGCTCTCTTTCAAGGTCTCTTTTCTGGAGATAAGTGCAGCTTGGAGTTTCCTCTGAATTTGCTGCTTAGATTTAGCTTCTTCTTCCACCTCCTCCGGTTTCCGTTGAATTTCAGAAAGCTCCGTCTGAAgctgtttaattttttcttcatattctttggctTGCATTTCCAACTGTGCATGCAAAGCCCTAATCAAGTCCTCTTGCTCTACAATCTCTGTCTGCACTTTAACAaggatctcatttttttcttttacttgcaCATGAAGGAcatcaacttcttcattttttttgttcatgagACTTTTCAATTCATCTAGTTCAGGTTGTAATTCCCTAAAATGTTCTaattttgtgatttctgtttgtctGCTTTCCAATTCTAGTTTCATACTGGTTACCTGAGCTTCAGCCTCATGAGCAGCTACTTTAAGACCTTCTGCCTCTAAAAGCAGCTTTGTTATCTGTTCTTGTAACTTAATTGCCTCTTCTGATTTTTGAGAAAGGTCATTTATGGTAGAGCTGACTCTGAATTCTAGTTCTTCTTTCTGGATCTGTAGCTCTTTCAGCTGATCTCTAAGCAGTTCTACTGAACTGTCCTCTTCGGGCagttcatttctgcctcctgaacGCTCTACCCAATCTGGGTGCCAGCCAGATTCTGAAGTCATTTGTGGGGGCCACTGTTCTTTGGCTTTGGAAGTAGGTCCAATCATACTCTGAGAAGGTATGTCTAATTCCTGTGTGTTACTGTCCACAACTAAGCCACTGTCTGTAGACTCTCTTACTCGTATTTCAAGTTCCCGTAACTGGTCTCGTATGCTCTCATTCTCCTTGCTCTGTTCATCAAAACGTTCCTGTAAGAGATTATAATCATCTTTCTGCTGTTTTAGCTGTTCCCTATGGTGTCTGTCTTTCTCCTGTGCTTTTTTTAAAGTCACCTTGCGGGAAGCTAGCacttcttgtaatttcttttgaAGTTGTTCCTTTTCTTGTTCAAGATTCAAAATTCTGTCTTCTAGTTCTAGTTTCCAGTGTTCTCCACTTTCTGCACCAGCTGTGGTAATTACTATTGTCTCTTTTATGGGTATTGCTGAGTCTCCATCTCCAGAGTCCTTGTTAGAAGTGGTTAATTTTTGGATGACTGTCTGGTTTTCAGTTATTTCAGCTTTAAGCACATCTATGAGGTTTAATTTATCCTGCAAGCTCTGTTTCATCTCTTTGATCAATGCCTGTAGCTGTTCTTCAGCTGCTACTTTTTCTTCCAAATCTCTCTTTACATTCTGTAGCTCTAGTTCTTTCTCAGACATCTTCTGATTTAAAGATATTTCAGTTTCCTGACTTTCAGAAGTAACAgattcttctgtatttttttccccatctttaccCTGCTGAGTTGCTTCCATACCATCCCCCTCACAGAATAGAGTCTTTTCCTTAGACTCATTTTTCACTTCTGCCAATTCTTTCTCTAGCTGAGTGACTTTCTTCATTAGTTCCTTCCGGTTAATGAGAGCAGCCTGCAGCTTTCTCTTTATCTGGTCACTTTGTTTCTTCAGAAGATTCAATTCACTCTGAAGTTCCTCATTCTTTATCAGTGGAGCTGAAACTACTTTACCATCCTGATCATGTTGTACACCTGaacattcttcctttttctcttctgtttccttctcctttttgccTTCAGGAATGGACAGTACACTAAGCTTTTCTCTAAGTGCTTTGACTTCAACCCCAAGAGAAAACTTCTCTTCATTGAGCTGGACCATTTTCTCAGACATACGTACACTTATCTCAGTCACCTGTTGATCCTTCTCTTCAATGGCTTGTTGAAGGGTCTCTATGACCCTGGTTTTCTCTAATAAAAGTTGATCTATTCTTGCTGTCTCAAGTTCCTTCTCGGAGAGAGTCTGGGAAAGCTCTTCCATCTTGTTTGAGGTATCCCTTATATGCTCCTCCAAATCAaacattttactttctttcttttgcagCTCACTTTTCAGATTTCTGACTAGTGTGCTCTGGTCAGAAAGCTGGAGATGTACTTCATCCAATTCCTTCTGCAAAGTTTCAATTTTCAAATCCTTTGATTTTGATTCTGTGCTGAGACTCCTGATTTGTTCAGTTAGCAGGCTTTCCTGGGTGGTTTTATTTTCAAAGTCAgatattctttgtttttctgacTCTGCAAGGTTTTCTTGAAGCTGTTTTACTTGTGCCTTTAGCTCTGTAATGACGCAAAGTTCTTTTACCTGAACCAAAAGTTGATCTCTCTCATCACACAGAGCACTGAGTGTACtcttattcttttcctcatttttcttaaaGTTCTCTACTAGCTGCGCTAGCTTACTGATTTCCTCAGCTTTCTCCCCTAAACTTTTCTCATATGATTCCTCTGCTTTCTGAAGACTTGATTCAAGTTCCAATATTTGTCCTTCTAATCTTTTCAATTCATCTTGCTGAGGCAAAATAAGATCTTGAGCTACAGAAAGAGAGTCTTTTCCACTCTCTTCTACTGACTCCATTTCCACTCCAGTGTTGGCAACGTGAACTACAGGAATCTCTGGTAGTGTGCTGCCCTGATTCTGAGGTATGGTGTTTTCTGGACCTTCCACATCAATAACAATAGGGTTGcatgcttcactttgcattaaaGGAAAACTCTGTTCTGTGCCTTCGTGTATCATTCCTTCACCTGCTGCCTGCTTGATTTCCCCTTGTTCAAATGTCTCTGAAATCAAGTTTGTATCGGGCTTTGTAATCTGGAGCTGCCCTTTAAGGAATGCAATCTCCTCTTGGGCTTCTTTCATTTCCAACAGTAAAACTGACAACTTATGTTTCTGTGAAACAATGATCTCCAAGTTGTCTTCTTGTCTACTTTCCTCAGTAGAAGATTTGTTGGTACTActtttggtgatttcatcaatggTGATCTGtagccaaataaaaaaaataaaaaagagtgaaaatGTCAGCATTATAAGGCAGCAGAGAGACTGAAGAATTTGCTTCCTTATCAAGACAGAAATTAGAGTGATTATTACTCTAAAATTAATCCTGGAAAAAGATAGGTTGGAGGTACTAGACCAAAGAGTCATGAATGTATAGGGTATTCTAAATCCAACTGACATTCTAGATTTAGATAAAATAACACCAAAATCCAAATTCCCTCTCTACAAGAGAGAAGACATTAAGGCACCATGCTTTTATATAAGAGTTTTCAAGAAGAATAACCGCAATGTCAAAACATCCTTTTTAATAACTAAAGCTACCTAGCCAGCCCTCAGAGTCTGAGCACAACTCAAATACTTGCCATGTGGGAccaaaagaaatgattaaagcaacatggtatagtgaaaagatctATGGACCTGGATTCAcataacctgggttcaagtcctgactttgcCATTTATGAGCTGCGTGATTTGGGtaagtttcttaacctctctaagtTTCCTAATCTTCAAAGTGaaagagttgggctagatgaccattAAAGTCCCTTCCATATCTAAAATTAAGATATTGTGATTACATACAGCTTGCCCTCTAATAGGCATAGAGATATAGAGCTGTGCTAGCAAAGAGTGAAATAAACTAATGACAGGATGAGCTATGTAGAGCTATAGTTATTTCAGAGTAAAGGAAGGATTCAAGATATCTAGATACAAATGTAAATAAAGTGTAAGTAATAAATAAAGTATATGTCTCCCATAAATGTTCAGATTTAAAGTCAACTTGGAAAGATAATGCAATGGTATGATATAAAGACTGCTTGCCTGAGAATCACAGAACTTAGGTTCAGACCCCAGTTCTGAgtcttactacccatgtgacctgggcaagtgacttatcctctctgagcctcagtttccttatctataaaatgggggggggggttggaccaagatgacctctagggtctcttccaactGTAAACCTACGATCTTTCCCTTTACTCtagtccattcttttttttttaattttgagagtTTAATCACTTACCTGTCCTGTCACTTCTCCACCAGCCATCTCAGATCCACGCTGAGCCTCTAGGAGAGTAATCTGAGAATGTAGTCTTTCTGAAATGATGACAGACCATAGTTttagcttcaaagaaaaaaaatgaaatcccaGTCATCTCATACTTTCATGGAACAATCTTAGTCACTCCAGGAAAGTGAGACTAGATTTTTAAGAACGATGCAGGCTGGGAAACCTAGTGACGCAAATGTTGACAGACTTAAGATCAAGAATGAAGCATACATTTTCTGAAACAGGcaacatggaaatttgttttgctttattatgtatatttattacaagggtttttctttcttcttctttttcaatttttgggAGGAAACGGGAAGGAGAGTGGAGCTAGTGGTAGGGTtgcaaaaaagtggaaaaagaaagaaaagaaaggatcattaaaacatttttttgaagtGCACataagagaacaaaaggaagcaggaagagATGCAGGAAAataggacaactttgaaagttataGGCTGAATTTATTATGTTTAGGAAAAAAGCAAACACTGCATAATAAAGAGATTTGCACTTTCACATACAATACTCTTTTCTGTTGTACTTTAtaaatggaaatgcttattttatttggtattacactgaaaagtttttaaatgttaaagaTGATGAGGGTGCGAAATCACAAAAGAACTGAGCTAAAACTCAAAGATAAaatactttcaagaaattaggGTGTGAAAGACCTAAGAAAAAagctactaattttttttcttggaggggggaaggcagggcaattgggttaagtgacttgcccaaggtcacacagctagtaagtgcgtcaagtgtctgaggccgtttttgaactcaggtcctcctgactccaaggccagtgctctactcactgtgccacctagctgcccctactaatttttttttaaaagaaacgtTAGTCTGGGTAATGAACTTCCATCAAAATATCATCTAGAATTCAGTCACTACCATAACAGTAACAGGTGAGGAACTCAAAAGTGGGAAATAAAAAGCCCCAGTACAACATGGGTTTGGACCAAAAGTATAACAATAGTGTTCTATTTGTGAAAAACAAAATGCTTCCCAAACCTACAGATGTTATCAAAGTCCTGTTGCTCTCTGAAGCTTCTTTGAGAAGCTCAGACTCCATGACAAAGATACCTTTAGGTTATCTCAAATCTTAAACTGGGGTCTGTGACCttatattgtaaatattttgataatggtatcacaatacaattggtttcttctctaatcatatgtattttgttttatgcatttaaaaatactgttcTTGGAAGGAGTCtgtccataggcttcagcagatTGCTAAAGGAGTCCATAccataaaaaaagttaagaacctctgctttagaGATCATCCCATTCATTCTCTTGCCATTTGGAAAGACTAATATAACCCAGAAAGATGGGACACTATTTTGTCTTTAGAAAAGTCTAAGAAAAGAGAGTCTATAGCTTCTCTCCTTCACCCATTCCActgtttttcattaattttagGTGGGTTGGGAGGAACAAAAATTATCGACTTGATTTTGGAAGTGGGAGAAACACAAAGGcattaagaaattaagaaaagaataTAGACATAACTTGTGTTTGGATATTTATAATTACTTTTGAATAATTTTGTTAGATTCTCGCAGTAAGCTCAGTACTCTAGAACACTAATGCCAAAAAAGCACTAACTACTACcaccctcatcttcctgagctgtTTACATTTTCGATAGATGTGATACAACCTTCACACAAGATGTGACTACTACTAAGTAATGAGACAAATTCTGCATGTGGCTTCTAGAACCAATTGCCTTAATTTATAGTGAAAATTCATATACAGTTACCCGATGTAACACTAACATATGGattactcatttaatttttaatctccaATTAGGAATTTTCATATGTGCACTTTTAAGGCAGTTTGCAAACAGATGAACGACTTTCCAGATAGAGCAATTAGCctacaagtattcattaagcacttactgtgtcagtcactatgctaagcagtggggacacaaaagaaaagcaaagcatGTTCCCTGCCCTTAAGGGGTCCATATTTTAATGAAGTAGACATCATTCAAATAATTAGGTATATACAAAAGACATACAacataaatggaagacaatgttagaGGGAAGATACAAGAAGTGGCaggactgggaaagacctccTCCTGaatgtgggatttgagctgagtcttaaaggaagtcagcagagccaggaggtagaggtgaagatGGAGAGAATGATAGTCAAAGGGGTTAACCAATACAGATAAGGGGTCAGGAGATGGGAGTGTTGTGTTCAAGGACAACAGGAAGTCCACTGTCACTGGATCACGGTGACGAAGGGATGTGTTGAGGGGGGGAAAGGAGGTAAATTGTAAAAAGTCTGGAAATTTAGGGAGAGGCCAGTTTGTGTATGtgctaaacagagcattttacatttgatcctgggggtaacAGAAGGTCATTGGGGCTGACAGAATAGaaagatgacatggtcagacccttGCTTCAGGAAGATAACTTTGTCAGGTGAGCAGAGAATGAACTGAGGTAGGGAGAGACTTATGGCAGAGAGCTAGGGTGGCAGGTGTGTGAGTGGGGCACAAGGGACATAGAAGAAAtgtgttgtgaaggtaaaaatgacaagatttaacaacagattgaatatgtgggGCTGAGTGggaggaagagtcaaggatgacagcaAGTTGTGAGTCTGGATGATGAGAAGATGGTGAAACCTTCAAGAATAGTAGGAAagtgaagaagaggggaaggttttttgggggaaagataacaagtCCTGTTTTACACAtcctgagtttgagatgcctagggaacatctagtttgaaatgcaGAGCTGGACCAGGAGAACAAAGTTAAGGACAAATATatagatctaggagtcatctgcataataACTGaacccacaggagctgatgagattaccaagtaaCATGGTATAatcagggaaaagaagagggtccaggacagaaccttggtgGGCACTCACGGTTAGTAggtatgatctggatgaagatctacCAACAGAGATTGAGAAAGGGTGGTCAGCCAAataagaaaatcagaaaagaataGTGTGACAAAAACCCAGAGGAGAGAATATCTAGCAGAAATGGTACTGAAGGTTGTAGAGAGATCAAGAACAATAGGATTGAGAAAGGTCATTAGAGTGGTGAAAGCAGTTTCAGTTCAGGCATCAattatagatggctttctcaaggaatttaagaattttaaaagacaggagaagttGAGGATGTTAACTAGAGAGGATAGTCAGATAAagagtaggtttttttttaaggatgggagagatgtAGCAGTGTTTGTAGGCAGCTGGGAAGATGCCAAtaaacagggagagactgaagattaaagACAGggtgggaatgatagaaggggcaatctgctggagaagatgagaaggGGATGGAATCAAAGGC
This Trichosurus vulpecula isolate mTriVul1 chromosome 2, mTriVul1.pri, whole genome shotgun sequence DNA region includes the following protein-coding sequences:
- the GOLGB1 gene encoding golgin subfamily B member 1 isoform X1; translation: MLSRLSGIANTVLQELSGDGTDGDMMGPPNPELTQEPDVAFNNGTNEDILERLAHTEQLVVQLKDVIREKDTQLQQKDVILEEERKAADMKMTKLKLQAKARLASLNKRMEEMKAQGGMGLSQEPQSEKLQFPSKCDTSPKEDQMEGFEMLKQKLQEKEELISSLQTQLSQVQAEKAAQCDAPPKEEQMEGFEMLKQKLQEKEELISSLQTQLSQVQAENAAQLSSMQEVVREKDARFESQVRLHEDELLQLVTQKEMETEMQQNLRTLHRKLEEQEEALLGRAQVVDLLQQELSAAEQKNQVLSEQLQQLEAEQNTLKTILETERQESKSLIEKMELEVAERKLSLHSLEEEMRCLLEQLEQAGHMRAELESQCSALEQQHKIAGEEKDCQILHLQKSEKELQAACEALKIQNENLLQDISHQAVQSAQTIQQLEDELHQKSKEINQFLVEPVLQKSEMASQTSSPDENSQAVKVDLEENIASLQKRVAELEEEKCTLLLSTVELEELKVENERLHSQITLLEAQRGSEMAGGEVTGQITIDEITKSSTNKSSTEESRQEDNLEIIVSQKHKLSVLLLEMKEAQEEIAFLKGQLQITKPDTNLISETFEQGEIKQAAGEGMIHEGTEQSFPLMQSEACNPIVIDVEGPENTIPQNQGSTLPEIPVVHVANTGVEMESVEESGKDSLSVAQDLILPQQDELKRLEGQILELESSLQKAEESYEKSLGEKAEEISKLAQLVENFKKNEEKNKSTLSALCDERDQLLVQVKELCVITELKAQVKQLQENLAESEKQRISDFENKTTQESLLTEQIRSLSTESKSKDLKIETLQKELDEVHLQLSDQSTLVRNLKSELQKKESKMFDLEEHIRDTSNKMEELSQTLSEKELETARIDQLLLEKTRVIETLQQAIEEKDQQVTEISVRMSEKMVQLNEEKFSLGVEVKALREKLSVLSIPEGKKEKETEEKKEECSGVQHDQDGKVVSAPLIKNEELQSELNLLKKQSDQIKRKLQAALINRKELMKKVTQLEKELAEVKNESKEKTLFCEGDGMEATQQGKDGEKNTEESVTSESQETEISLNQKMSEKELELQNVKRDLEEKVAAEEQLQALIKEMKQSLQDKLNLIDVLKAEITENQTVIQKLTTSNKDSGDGDSAIPIKETIVITTAGAESGEHWKLELEDRILNLEQEKEQLQKKLQEVLASRKVTLKKAQEKDRHHREQLKQQKDDYNLLQERFDEQSKENESIRDQLRELEIRVRESTDSGLVVDSNTQELDIPSQSMIGPTSKAKEQWPPQMTSESGWHPDWVERSGGRNELPEEDSSVELLRDQLKELQIQKEELEFRVSSTINDLSQKSEEAIKLQEQITKLLLEAEGLKVAAHEAEAQVTSMKLELESRQTEITKLEHFRELQPELDELKSLMNKKNEEVDVLHVQVKEKNEILVKVQTEIVEQEDLIRALHAQLEMQAKEYEEKIKQLQTELSEIQRKPEEVEEEAKSKQQIQRKLQAALISRKETLKESKCLKEELSLAKNNIETLTKTLADVENQVSAHCKERDVLLDRLTVLQEEKERLITEVDRSLLESQNLSSSCESLKLALEGLTEDKEKLVKEIESLKCAHVAENTEWQEKHKELQKEYEILLQSYENVSNEAERIQHVVETVRQEKQELYGKLKNTEAKKKDTEKQLQEAEQEMEEMKEKMRKFAKSKQQKILELEEENDRLRAEVHPAGSESTEPAEMLYSSPSVKEELEDTKLKYESLSKEFETLMTLKYSLSEEIQNLKQHLEETESKLRESIEGPKKHELQMDSIEVAQQATSVSVAVPVPGKVEEQVSLRTSASSEYSSSIPVEGNAMADVSANDGISSHDEINTYIQQIDQLAERIKELEEEKKMREEVDSSLEDRKDALLNQLEAKDGELKTLREEVTKINLLNEKIQHELVRVTKMKEMVEVEKDDLEERLMNQLAELNGSIGNYQQDVTDAQMRNELLESEIQNLQKCVSELEEEKRQVVKEKNRIESEIQKEYLEKLQSAQKGGQGSKTHTKELQELLKEKQQEVKQLQKDCIRYQEKISGLERTVKALEFVQNESQKELEMVKENLAQVEEDRKKAQEELDYCKVLLDDTQSEAARVLADSLKVKKELQSNKELVKSQMKQKDEDLERKLEQAEDKHMKEVKNMQEKLDALHREKVHLEETFGEVQVTLNKKDQEVKQLQENLNSTLAQLAAFTKSMSSLQDDRDRVIDEAKKWERKFSDAIQTKEEEIRAKEENCSVLKDHLRQMSIHMEELQINISRLEHDKQTWESKAQTEVQFQQKVSENLQGENKGLMSQLEESKQMYSNSQNELAKLDVEVKSLRDQLTEANNSFANCKEAKEKLEGIVKQQETDLQNCKFNCEQLEADLQASRDLTGKLHEEISTKEQKIITLLSAKEEAVLLAISELQQQHGKEVKELESQLAQKEEEKAALEDEKKKAVDKTTQLMETMKTVRKDSKQQKAQLDSFTKSMSSLQDDRDRILGDYRQLEERHLSAILEKDQLIQEAATENNKLKEEIRCLRGQMDDLNSENAKLTAEQYQRITKDYQQRQLLEIRLQRSQELENEKIELERKLKASEASREDLKRSSDALEEEKQILSKEIESLKTSVSQLKCQVAALQEGESLGDFQAQLKGGEEEVQRLGITLSLSQKKVTELEEELVRVQKEAAKKVGEIEEKLKKELKHLRHDAGIMRNETETAEERVAELASDLVEMEQSLLKVTEENKDLKAQIQAFGKSMSSLQDSRDHANEELQELKKQHAASLEEQQCHIDALKKEMTQLREEQILLSRERDDLVSKVASLESHAEDDSSLPHLEKLNQQLRSKDEELFHLSSQLEGSSNQIQSFSKAMASLQAERDHLLSELDKMRKSEEGKQWSSSQPFTSPSEVQSLKKAMSSLQNDRDRLLKELKNLQQQYLQINQENTELRPLKVQLEEYQEQTNKYQSLQEQLKQENLSCQQELQHLRVEKNTWEVQEKRVREQYLMALSDKEQQLSHLQSLVQELRSASRRPSILSEQYQRQASAEATASSESSRVLDSEIGLLKAQLNDSLKEVHQKELRIQQLNSKLSQIFEEKSSLSIQLRDSSHSLRESHQRYNDLLNHCTGLKKQIQEMQLLSKETGTPTTDAAPGAPQEKNEPQRESDPMELRELQLRFSEAQQEQCNTRQEVSHLKKLLEEERDHRLAAEEALSAAQEEIRRMELNEWPPAQNSGISDCGLHEQAILIEPVNSSFRRTRSNVGWRRILRSLCYSRTRVPLLAAVYILVLHILVLLCFTGHL